Proteins encoded together in one Pseudomonas sp. TCU-HL1 window:
- a CDS encoding histone deacetylase family protein yields MLTVYSDDHRLHFGQSELVDGKLQPCFEMPSRADTVLARVRQQNLGEVIDPRDFGLEPVLRVHDAAYVEFLKGAWDRWAAEGHSCDMLPSTFPARRLRRDGPIPTALHGQLGHYCFDTEAPITAGTWQAVYSSAQVALTAQDHIRQGANTAFALCRPPGHHAGSDFMGGYCFFNNAAIVTQAFLDQGAKRVAILDVDYHHGNGTQELFYDRSDVLFASIHGDPLVEYPYYLGHADERGEGEGTGFNYNYPLPHGTGWDGWSAALDDACRKIAAYAPDALVISLGVDTYKDDPISKFKLDSPDYIRMGQRIAALGLPTLFIMEGGYAVEAIGVNAVNVLQGYEGAAQ; encoded by the coding sequence ATGCTGACCGTCTATAGCGACGATCACCGTCTCCACTTTGGCCAGTCGGAACTGGTCGATGGCAAGCTCCAGCCCTGCTTCGAAATGCCCAGCCGCGCGGATACCGTGCTGGCGCGCGTTCGCCAGCAGAACCTCGGGGAGGTGATCGACCCGCGCGACTTCGGGCTGGAGCCGGTCCTGCGTGTGCATGACGCCGCTTATGTGGAGTTCCTCAAGGGCGCCTGGGATCGCTGGGCCGCCGAAGGCCACAGCTGCGACATGCTCCCCTCCACCTTCCCGGCGCGCCGCCTGCGCCGCGATGGCCCCATCCCCACCGCGCTGCATGGCCAGCTCGGTCACTACTGCTTCGACACCGAGGCGCCGATCACCGCCGGCACCTGGCAGGCCGTGTACAGTTCCGCCCAGGTGGCGCTGACTGCGCAGGACCATATCCGCCAGGGTGCCAACACCGCCTTCGCCCTCTGCCGTCCGCCGGGACACCACGCCGGCAGCGATTTCATGGGCGGCTACTGCTTCTTCAACAACGCTGCCATCGTCACCCAGGCCTTCCTCGACCAGGGCGCTAAACGAGTGGCGATCCTCGACGTTGACTACCACCACGGCAACGGAACCCAGGAACTGTTCTACGACCGCAGCGATGTGCTCTTCGCCTCCATCCATGGCGACCCGCTGGTGGAGTACCCCTACTACCTGGGTCATGCTGACGAGCGTGGCGAAGGTGAGGGCACTGGCTTCAACTACAACTACCCGCTGCCCCACGGCACCGGTTGGGACGGCTGGTCCGCCGCGCTGGACGACGCATGCCGCAAGATTGCCGCCTACGCCCCGGATGCCCTGGTGATCTCCCTGGGCGTGGACACCTACAAGGACGACCCCATCTCCAAGTTCAAGCTGGACTCGCCCGACTACATCCGCATGGGCCAGCGCATCGCCGCCCTCGGCCTGCCGACCCTGTTCATCATGGAAGGTGGCTACGCGGTGGAGGCTATCGGCGTAAACGCGGTGAACGTCCTGCAGGGCTACGAAGGAGCTGCCCAATGA
- a CDS encoding sodium:solute symporter, protein MALDIFVVLIYAAGMLLLGWYGMRRAKSHEEFLVAGRNLGPAFYMGTMAATVLGGASTVGTVRLGYVHGISGFWLCAALGAGIIVLNLFLAKPLLKLRIFTVTQILERRYNPMARQASAAIMFAYALMIGVVSTLAIGTVMEVLFGLPFWISVLLGGGVVVVYSTIGGMWSLTLTDIVQFIIKTVGLMFLLLPICLYRVGGWDELVAKLPETAFSFTTIGYDTIITYFLIYFFGILIGQDIWQRVFTARSEGVAKYAGTVAGIYCVIYGLVGALIGMCAKVLLPDLDNVNNAFAAIVQASLPDGIRGLVIAAALAAMMSTASAGLLAASTTITEDLLPKLRGGKESSLGLSRLFTLLTGIAVLVIALIVNDVLGALTLAYNLLVGGMLIPLLGAIYWKRASTAGAIASMSLGCITALVFMYTDGLEANTPIYYSLAVGAVSFVVISLLSRRPAAATELA, encoded by the coding sequence ATGGCTTTGGATATTTTCGTAGTACTGATCTATGCCGCTGGCATGCTGCTGCTCGGCTGGTACGGCATGCGCCGCGCCAAGTCCCATGAGGAGTTCCTGGTAGCTGGGCGCAACCTGGGCCCAGCCTTCTACATGGGTACCATGGCCGCCACCGTGCTCGGTGGTGCGTCCACCGTCGGCACCGTGCGCCTGGGCTACGTCCATGGCATTTCCGGTTTCTGGCTTTGCGCCGCACTGGGCGCGGGCATCATCGTGCTCAACCTGTTCCTGGCCAAGCCGCTGCTGAAGCTGCGCATCTTCACCGTTACGCAGATCCTCGAGCGTCGCTACAACCCGATGGCCCGCCAGGCCAGCGCGGCGATCATGTTCGCCTATGCACTGATGATCGGCGTGGTATCCACCCTGGCCATCGGCACCGTGATGGAAGTGCTGTTCGGCCTGCCGTTCTGGATCTCCGTCCTGCTCGGCGGCGGCGTGGTCGTTGTCTACTCCACCATCGGCGGCATGTGGTCCCTGACCCTGACCGACATCGTGCAGTTCATCATCAAGACCGTTGGCCTGATGTTCCTGCTGCTGCCGATCTGCCTGTACCGCGTGGGTGGCTGGGACGAACTGGTGGCCAAGCTGCCGGAAACCGCCTTCAGCTTCACCACCATCGGCTATGACACGATCATCACCTACTTCCTGATCTACTTCTTCGGCATCCTCATCGGCCAGGACATCTGGCAGCGCGTGTTCACTGCGCGCAGCGAGGGCGTGGCCAAGTACGCGGGCACCGTCGCTGGCATCTACTGCGTGATCTACGGCCTGGTAGGTGCCCTGATCGGCATGTGCGCCAAGGTGCTGCTGCCTGACCTGGACAACGTCAACAATGCCTTCGCCGCCATTGTCCAGGCTTCCCTGCCGGATGGCATCCGCGGCCTGGTGATCGCCGCCGCCCTGGCCGCCATGATGTCCACCGCCAGCGCCGGCCTGCTCGCTGCCTCCACCACCATCACCGAAGACCTGCTGCCCAAGCTGCGCGGCGGCAAGGAATCCAGCCTCGGATTGAGCCGCCTGTTCACCCTGCTCACCGGCATCGCCGTGCTGGTCATCGCGCTGATCGTCAACGACGTGCTTGGCGCCCTGACCCTGGCCTACAACCTGCTGGTCGGCGGCATGCTCATCCCGCTGCTGGGCGCCATCTACTGGAAGCGCGCCAGCACCGCCGGCGCCATCGCCAGCATGAGCCTGGGCTGCATCACTGCGCTCGTATTCATGTACACCGACGGCCTCGAAGCCAACACCCCGATCTACTACAGCCTGGCTGTAGGCGCGGTGAGCTTCGTGGTGATCAGCCTGCTGTCCCGCCGCCCTGCAGCGGCCACCGAGCTGGCCTGA
- the ptrR gene encoding putrescine utilization regulator PtrR — protein sequence MELSQLRIFQAVAEEGSITRAATRLHRVPSNLSTRLKQLEESLGVELFLRERQRLTLSPAGKVMLGYAERMFALQAEAEAALRGDEPAGDFVIGSMFSTAAIHLPPILVRYHRAWPAVNLQVQTAPSGELLDGLLSGRLDAALVDGPVEFAELDGLPMFEEEMVLITEAAHGPVKSAHDVAGLEVFAFRQSCSYRRRLEGWFVASRVPMAPPMEIESYHSMLACVIAGGGIALVPRSMLESLPGREAVRVHQLDAPFNRTTTWLMWRKGMLGANLRAWIDLQQGSRDA from the coding sequence ATGGAACTCAGCCAGCTCCGCATCTTCCAGGCCGTGGCCGAGGAAGGCTCCATCACCCGCGCGGCGACGCGCCTGCACCGGGTGCCGTCGAACCTGTCCACGCGCCTCAAGCAGCTGGAGGAGAGCCTGGGCGTCGAGTTGTTCCTTCGCGAGCGCCAGCGTCTGACGTTGTCACCCGCAGGCAAGGTGATGCTGGGCTACGCCGAGCGCATGTTTGCCCTGCAGGCCGAAGCCGAGGCCGCGTTGCGGGGCGACGAGCCAGCGGGGGATTTCGTCATCGGCTCCATGTTCAGCACCGCGGCCATCCACCTGCCGCCCATCCTTGTGCGTTACCACCGCGCCTGGCCGGCGGTAAACCTGCAGGTACAGACCGCGCCCAGTGGCGAGCTGCTCGACGGCCTGCTCAGTGGACGCCTGGATGCGGCGCTTGTCGATGGCCCGGTGGAGTTCGCCGAGCTGGATGGCTTGCCGATGTTCGAAGAGGAAATGGTGCTGATCACCGAGGCCGCCCATGGCCCGGTGAAGTCGGCCCATGACGTGGCCGGGCTGGAGGTCTTTGCCTTCCGCCAGAGCTGCTCCTACCGCCGCCGCCTGGAAGGCTGGTTCGTCGCCTCGCGGGTGCCCATGGCGCCGCCCATGGAAATCGAGTCCTACCACAGCATGCTGGCCTGCGTGATCGCTGGCGGTGGCATCGCCCTGGTACCGCGATCCATGCTGGAAAGCCTGCCCGGACGGGAGGCGGTACGGGTTCACCAGCTGGACGCCCCGTTCAACCGCACCACCACCTGGCTGATGTGGCGCAAGGGCATGCTCGGCGCCAACCTGCGGGCGTGGATCGACCTGCAGCAGGGCAGTCGCGACGCGTGA
- a CDS encoding PA1414 family protein: protein MMKRLEAWMWQLGVALGLIEAPRLQPIPVPSEEQRRLAEQRRLRK from the coding sequence ATGATGAAGCGGCTAGAAGCGTGGATGTGGCAATTGGGTGTCGCGCTGGGCCTGATCGAGGCACCGCGCCTGCAACCTATCCCGGTCCCTAGTGAAGAGCAGCGCCGTCTCGCCGAGCAGCGCCGCCTGAGGAAGTAA
- a CDS encoding extracellular solute-binding protein, with product MKARIIVAGALLGASLTAVATPEVRIYNWFDYIGPDTLKNFQADSGIKPQYDVYDSNEVLEAKLLSGRSGYDLVVPSDSFLPNYMKAGVFQPLDKSKLPNWKNLNPALLKVLAAKDPGNQYVMPYMWGTNGIAYNVEKVKAVLGENAPVDSWELIFNPDNLAKLKQCGVAFLDSPTEVIPEVLHYLGLSPDSHNPDDYKKAEELLAKLRPHISYFSSSKFVTDLANGEVCVALAWSGGAMQAAARAREAGNGVKVEYRIPKEGTAAWFDVLAIPKDAKNVEQAHAFLNYLLRPEVVAPISDHVAYANPNQAADPLISAELRDNPNVYPPAEVQAKLFSVEMLPPKLERIRTRTWTKIKTGT from the coding sequence ATGAAGGCCCGCATTATTGTGGCGGGGGCCTTGCTGGGCGCCTCGCTGACGGCTGTCGCCACGCCTGAGGTGCGCATCTACAACTGGTTCGATTACATCGGCCCGGACACCCTGAAGAATTTCCAGGCCGACAGCGGCATCAAGCCCCAGTACGACGTCTACGACAGCAACGAAGTGCTGGAGGCCAAGCTGCTCTCCGGCCGTTCCGGCTACGACCTGGTGGTGCCCAGCGACAGCTTCCTGCCCAACTACATGAAGGCCGGTGTGTTCCAGCCGCTGGACAAGAGCAAGCTGCCGAACTGGAAGAACCTCAACCCGGCGCTGCTCAAGGTGCTGGCCGCCAAGGACCCGGGCAACCAGTACGTGATGCCCTACATGTGGGGCACCAACGGCATCGCCTACAACGTCGAAAAGGTCAAGGCGGTGCTGGGCGAGAACGCGCCGGTGGACTCCTGGGAGCTGATCTTCAACCCGGACAACCTGGCCAAGCTCAAGCAGTGCGGCGTTGCATTCCTCGACTCGCCCACCGAAGTGATCCCGGAAGTGCTGCACTACCTGGGCCTTTCGCCCGACAGCCACAACCCGGACGACTACAAGAAGGCCGAGGAACTGCTGGCGAAATTGCGCCCCCATATCAGCTACTTCAGCTCGTCGAAGTTCGTAACCGACCTTGCCAACGGCGAAGTTTGCGTGGCCCTGGCCTGGTCCGGCGGCGCCATGCAGGCCGCTGCGCGGGCACGCGAGGCGGGCAACGGCGTGAAGGTGGAGTACCGCATTCCCAAGGAAGGCACCGCAGCCTGGTTCGATGTGCTGGCGATTCCGAAGGACGCGAAGAACGTCGAGCAGGCCCACGCCTTCCTCAACTACCTGCTACGCCCGGAAGTGGTCGCGCCCATCTCTGACCACGTCGCCTACGCCAACCCCAACCAGGCGGCGGACCCGTTGATCTCCGCCGAACTGCGCGACAACCCCAACGTCTACCCGCCGGCCGAGGTGCAGGCCAAGCTGTTCTCGGTGGAGATGCTGCCGCCGAAGCTGGAACGCATCCGCACGCGGACCTGGACCAAGATCAAGACCGGGACCTAG
- the aceK gene encoding bifunctional isocitrate dehydrogenase kinase/phosphatase: protein MAQQWPAEGIARLILEGFDDYREHFRQITDGARARFEQAQWPATQQAAAERIALYEVKVSETSERLRAAYATDELLDVQLWPLVKSAYIGLIDLRLDDELSETWYNSVFCSLFSHDLISDGCMFIHTTRPSLRAHERAPQTRSYRPEGRLHAALSAILDDFRFDVPYDDRAGDLERLEVQLRENLPDWVCKDPELCIELFASPLYRNKGAYLVGRINTRDEQWPLVIPLLHREDKGIQADALITDEAEVSIIFSFTRSYFMVDVAVPAEFVGFLKRIMPGKHIAELYTSIGFYKHGKSEFYRALINHLANTDDRFIMAPGVRGMVMSVFTLPGFNTVFKVIKDRFAHAKTVDRNTVIEKYRLVKNVDRVGRMADTQEFADFRFPKSKFDPDCLAELLEVAASTIALEGDVVLIRHCWTERRMTPLNIYLESASDAQVHEALYDYGLAIKQLAAANIFPGDMLLKNFGVTRHGRVVFYDYDEICYLTEVNFRVIPPPRYPEDEMSAEPWYSVAPNDVFPEEFPRFLFADMGQRRLFNKLHGDLYDADYWKSLQGAIRSGKVIDVFPYRRQERELTEAIQ, encoded by the coding sequence ATGGCGCAGCAATGGCCGGCCGAAGGCATCGCCCGACTGATCCTCGAAGGCTTCGATGATTACCGTGAACATTTCCGCCAGATCACCGATGGCGCCCGCGCCCGTTTCGAACAGGCGCAGTGGCCGGCGACCCAGCAGGCCGCCGCCGAGCGGATCGCCCTCTACGAGGTGAAGGTCAGCGAAACCAGTGAGCGGCTGCGCGCGGCCTATGCAACGGATGAACTGCTGGATGTGCAACTCTGGCCGCTGGTGAAAAGCGCCTATATCGGCCTGATCGACCTGCGCCTGGACGATGAGCTTTCCGAGACCTGGTACAACTCGGTGTTCTGCAGCCTGTTCAGCCATGACCTGATCAGCGACGGCTGCATGTTCATCCACACCACCCGACCCTCGCTGCGTGCCCATGAGCGAGCGCCACAGACCCGCAGCTACCGCCCCGAAGGCCGGCTGCATGCCGCGCTCTCGGCGATACTCGATGACTTTCGATTCGACGTGCCCTACGACGATCGTGCGGGTGACCTGGAACGCCTCGAAGTGCAACTGCGCGAGAACCTGCCGGACTGGGTGTGCAAGGACCCGGAGCTGTGCATCGAGCTGTTCGCCTCGCCGCTCTACCGCAACAAGGGCGCCTACCTGGTGGGGCGCATCAACACCCGCGATGAGCAGTGGCCGCTGGTGATTCCGCTGCTGCACCGCGAGGACAAGGGCATCCAGGCCGATGCCCTGATCACCGACGAGGCGGAAGTCTCGATCATCTTCTCCTTCACCCGGTCCTACTTCATGGTGGACGTGGCGGTGCCGGCCGAGTTCGTCGGCTTCCTCAAGCGCATCATGCCGGGCAAGCACATCGCCGAGCTGTACACCTCCATCGGCTTCTACAAGCACGGCAAATCGGAGTTCTACCGCGCGCTGATCAACCACCTGGCCAACACCGACGACCGCTTCATCATGGCGCCCGGGGTGCGCGGGATGGTGATGAGCGTGTTTACGCTGCCGGGCTTCAATACCGTGTTCAAGGTGATCAAGGACCGCTTTGCCCACGCCAAGACGGTCGACCGTAATACCGTGATCGAGAAGTACCGGCTGGTGAAGAACGTCGACCGGGTAGGGCGCATGGCCGACACCCAGGAATTCGCCGATTTCCGCTTCCCGAAATCCAAGTTCGACCCGGACTGCCTGGCCGAGTTGCTGGAGGTGGCAGCTTCGACCATTGCACTGGAGGGCGACGTGGTGCTCATCCGCCACTGCTGGACCGAGCGCCGCATGACCCCGCTGAATATCTACCTGGAGAGCGCCAGCGATGCACAGGTACACGAGGCGCTCTACGACTACGGCCTGGCCATCAAGCAGCTGGCGGCGGCGAACATCTTCCCCGGCGATATGCTGCTGAAGAACTTCGGCGTCACCCGCCACGGTCGTGTGGTGTTCTACGACTATGACGAGATCTGCTACCTCACCGAGGTGAACTTCCGCGTCATCCCGCCGCCGCGTTATCCGGAAGACGAAATGTCTGCCGAGCCCTGGTACTCGGTGGCGCCCAACGACGTGTTCCCGGAAGAATTCCCGCGCTTCCTCTTCGCCGATATGGGCCAGCGTCGCCTGTTCAACAAACTGCATGGCGACCTCTACGACGCCGATTACTGGAAATCCCTGCAGGGCGCCATCCGCTCCGGCAAGGTGATCGACGTCTTCCCCTACCGGCGCCAGGAACGGGAACTCACCGAGGCCATCCAGTAA
- a CDS encoding AraC family transcriptional regulator: MVEHIFSRATWLNSLHMSALTVALLREEGIDACDVLAGSGISEQDLVELQKLVNPEQEQQVYANAVRLAPRAVLGLALGLRTRISAYGLLGYAMLSAPTFGEALRVGLSYPVLLGTYFRLALEQDGDTVWLTATGYSEDESLRAFNTELCLGSLKVTFADLLGQALPLRAVHLDYPASAGMARPYARGFGCPVSFGAPHSAMGFDAAWLARRLPLADPVTHKEMLEQCRRQNVEFAARRAWLERVRGLLAARLQDPPGLEELARQMNCSSRSLRRHLAQQQTSYQQLLDELRFTRAKEMLQKGDIPIYRIAEELGFSETASLRHAFQRWSGQPPSHFRG, from the coding sequence ATGGTCGAGCACATTTTCTCCCGCGCGACCTGGCTCAACTCCCTGCACATGTCGGCGCTGACCGTGGCGCTGTTGCGGGAGGAGGGCATCGATGCCTGCGACGTGCTGGCCGGCAGCGGAATCAGCGAGCAGGACCTCGTCGAACTGCAGAAGCTGGTCAACCCCGAGCAGGAGCAACAGGTCTACGCCAATGCTGTGCGCCTGGCACCGCGTGCGGTCCTGGGTTTGGCTCTCGGTTTGCGCACACGCATTTCCGCCTACGGCCTGCTGGGCTACGCGATGCTCTCCGCGCCGACTTTCGGTGAAGCGCTGCGTGTCGGCCTCAGCTACCCGGTGTTGCTGGGGACTTATTTCCGCCTGGCCCTGGAGCAGGATGGCGACACCGTCTGGCTGACGGCCACCGGCTACAGCGAGGACGAATCGCTGCGCGCCTTCAACACCGAGCTGTGCCTGGGCTCGCTCAAGGTCACCTTCGCCGATCTGCTCGGCCAGGCGCTGCCGCTGCGTGCGGTGCATCTGGACTACCCGGCCAGCGCCGGCATGGCACGGCCCTACGCGCGGGGTTTCGGCTGCCCGGTGAGCTTCGGCGCGCCCCACAGTGCCATGGGTTTCGACGCCGCCTGGCTGGCGCGGCGTTTGCCGTTGGCCGACCCGGTGACCCACAAGGAAATGCTCGAACAGTGCCGTCGACAGAATGTCGAGTTCGCCGCCCGCCGCGCCTGGCTGGAACGGGTACGCGGCCTGCTCGCGGCGCGTCTGCAAGACCCGCCGGGGCTGGAAGAACTGGCCCGGCAGATGAACTGTTCCTCCCGCAGCCTGCGCCGACATCTGGCCCAGCAGCAGACCAGCTACCAGCAGTTGCTGGACGAACTGCGCTTCACCCGCGCCAAGGAAATGCTCCAGAAAGGCGACATCCCCATCTACCGCATCGCCGAAGAACTCGGCTTCAGCGAAACCGCCAGCCTGCGCCACGCCTTCCAGCGCTGGAGCGGCCAGCCGCCGAGTCATTTCCGGGGGTAG
- a CDS encoding colicin Z C-terminal domain-related protein: MKQLEGWAPPTGIWGPWVVIAEQMGGPLSYKVEFDTSSGSSTFDAEVRYFQGATESSDIVVGPGTHTFTSGICACVSRIRFRSHSLGQVITVTVY; encoded by the coding sequence ATGAAACAGTTGGAAGGTTGGGCACCGCCCACAGGTATTTGGGGGCCTTGGGTGGTAATCGCCGAGCAGATGGGGGGGCCGCTCTCTTACAAGGTTGAGTTCGATACGTCGTCAGGATCCTCGACCTTTGACGCTGAGGTACGTTACTTCCAAGGGGCGACTGAATCGAGCGACATAGTGGTGGGGCCCGGTACCCACACCTTCACCAGCGGTATCTGTGCGTGCGTTTCCCGGATCAGGTTCAGAAGTCACAGCTTGGGCCAGGTCATTACGGTCACTGTTTATTGA
- a CDS encoding MBL fold metallo-hydrolase encodes MKIVSRDQWFEVEHCYDGISLISEPFVRPFYRCNLWHIQGRDQDLLIDSGSGLVSLREQLPWLTQRPLLAVASHTHFDHIAGHHEFPERLVHPAEADILAAPTGANTLSADYVGDDMFEAHPDCPLCYAEYRVKAAPATRLIDEGDVLDLGDRVLEVLHTPGHSPGGISLWEAKTATLFSGDIIYDGPLIDNAYHSNLDDYAKSLTRLRDLPVRTVHGGHFPSFSGERLRELADNWLRAHE; translated from the coding sequence ATGAAAATCGTCAGCCGCGACCAGTGGTTCGAAGTCGAGCACTGCTATGACGGCATCAGCCTGATCAGCGAACCCTTCGTGCGGCCCTTCTACCGCTGCAACCTCTGGCACATCCAGGGCCGCGACCAGGACCTACTGATCGACTCCGGCTCCGGCCTGGTCAGCCTGCGTGAGCAGTTACCCTGGCTCACCCAGCGGCCACTGCTGGCGGTGGCCAGCCACACCCATTTCGACCATATCGCCGGCCACCACGAATTCCCCGAGCGTCTGGTGCATCCGGCGGAAGCGGACATCCTGGCCGCCCCCACCGGGGCCAATACCCTTTCAGCGGATTACGTCGGCGATGACATGTTCGAAGCGCACCCGGACTGCCCGCTGTGCTACGCCGAATACCGCGTAAAAGCGGCGCCGGCGACGCGGCTGATCGATGAGGGGGATGTGCTGGACCTGGGTGATCGAGTCCTGGAGGTGCTGCATACCCCCGGTCACTCACCGGGCGGCATCAGCCTGTGGGAAGCGAAGACGGCGACGCTGTTCAGCGGCGACATCATCTACGACGGTCCGCTGATCGATAATGCCTACCACTCGAACCTGGACGACTACGCGAAAAGCCTCACACGGCTGCGCGACCTTCCGGTGCGCACCGTGCATGGCGGTCATTTCCCCAGCTTCTCCGGTGAGCGCCTGCGCGAGTTGGCGGACAACTGGCTCAGGGCTCACGAGTAG